A single Agrococcus sp. ARC_14 DNA region contains:
- a CDS encoding LysR family transcriptional regulator → MLDLHRLVLLRAVAMHGSITAAARELAYSHSAISQQLSLLERETGAVLLERVGRTSRLTPVGLELVHNTEAVLAAMERAETELAASHDQPRGVVTVAVFTSIGRIVMPAALQRLAETHPGLDVRLRRSDPQDSVQRLVSRHVDAVITDTFPGTQLSPVGGVHASVIGSDPVRGYLPEALAGAPLDRIPWVMEPPEAASTQWALRVCRERGFEPRIAHESSDMLFHLRLVEAGLAAAFLPDLVVREAGSALVASPLLPANEHREILVLTRIGAEAHPAFLAVREAVADALAAYVIETD, encoded by the coding sequence GTGCTCGACCTCCATCGCCTGGTGCTGCTGCGGGCCGTCGCGATGCACGGCAGCATCACTGCTGCGGCTCGCGAGCTCGCCTACAGCCACTCGGCGATCTCGCAGCAGCTCTCGCTGCTCGAGCGCGAGACCGGCGCGGTGCTGCTCGAGCGGGTGGGCCGCACCTCGCGACTGACGCCGGTGGGGCTCGAGCTCGTGCACAACACCGAGGCCGTGCTCGCCGCCATGGAGCGCGCCGAGACCGAGCTCGCCGCATCCCACGACCAGCCGCGCGGCGTCGTGACGGTGGCCGTGTTCACCTCCATCGGCCGCATCGTGATGCCCGCCGCGCTGCAGCGGCTGGCCGAGACGCACCCGGGTCTGGATGTGCGGCTGCGCCGATCCGACCCGCAGGACTCCGTGCAGCGGCTCGTCTCGCGCCACGTCGATGCGGTCATCACCGACACCTTCCCCGGCACGCAGCTCTCGCCGGTCGGCGGCGTGCACGCATCCGTGATCGGCAGCGATCCGGTGCGCGGCTACCTGCCGGAGGCGCTGGCCGGCGCGCCCCTCGACCGCATCCCGTGGGTGATGGAGCCACCCGAGGCCGCCTCGACCCAGTGGGCGCTGCGCGTGTGCCGCGAGCGCGGCTTCGAGCCCCGCATCGCGCACGAATCCTCCGACATGCTCTTCCACCTGCGGCTGGTCGAAGCGGGCCTCGCCGCCGCCTTCCTGCCCGACCTCGTCGTGCGCGAGGCAGGCAGCGCTCTGGTGGCGAGCCCGCTCCTGCCTGCCAACGAGCACCGCGAGATCCTGGTGCTGACCCGCATCGGCGCCGAAGCGCATCCGGCATTCCTCGCCGTGCGTGAAGCGGTCGCGGACGCGCTGGCCGCATATGTCATCGAAACCGACTGA
- a CDS encoding MFS transporter, producing the protein MPSRSAAATTASLRSRGDGRLAALAVGQVISWGILYYALIVAAPAIAVDTGWSLVEITVSFSIGLVASAIAGIVVGRLLDAGSPRIVMTLGSVVGAAGLVVVSTAGDLLGFTAGWIIVGVGQSAVLYQAAFTVIARRSRDRRRRTMTIVTLAGGLASTVFAPIVAGLLSVLDWRATLLLLAVLLCATTTPLHWLSLERRWPPSAPAAPHDADHSLGEVLRTRRFWMLELAMIALTASLYGVTLAVIPLFEEKGITYVLAAWALGLLGAGQVIGRLLYAVVPHGTALWVPLAVTAGSAAVVLALLAIVPGPPWLLLVLGILAGAVRGASTLVQGSAVADRWGTRNYGAINGVFAAPITAVAAAGPALGPLIATATGSYAAMGVAAAGLALVALAMARFA; encoded by the coding sequence ATGCCTTCCCGCTCGGCCGCCGCGACGACCGCATCGCTGCGCTCGCGTGGCGACGGGCGACTCGCTGCGCTCGCGGTCGGGCAGGTCATCAGCTGGGGCATCCTCTACTACGCGCTGATCGTCGCCGCCCCCGCGATCGCCGTGGACACGGGCTGGTCGCTCGTGGAGATCACGGTGAGCTTCTCCATCGGCCTCGTGGCATCGGCGATCGCGGGGATCGTCGTCGGCCGACTCCTCGACGCCGGCAGCCCGCGCATCGTCATGACGCTCGGCAGCGTGGTCGGCGCGGCCGGGCTGGTGGTCGTCAGCACGGCTGGCGACCTGCTGGGCTTCACCGCAGGCTGGATCATCGTGGGCGTCGGGCAATCGGCGGTGCTCTATCAGGCGGCGTTCACCGTGATCGCGCGGCGGTCTCGCGATCGGCGCCGCCGCACGATGACGATCGTCACCCTGGCGGGCGGGCTCGCCTCCACGGTCTTCGCCCCGATCGTCGCCGGCCTGCTCTCGGTGCTGGACTGGCGCGCCACGCTGCTGCTGCTCGCCGTGCTGCTGTGTGCGACCACGACGCCGCTCCACTGGCTGAGCCTCGAGCGCCGCTGGCCACCGAGCGCGCCCGCGGCTCCCCACGATGCAGACCACAGCCTCGGCGAGGTGCTGCGCACGCGTCGGTTCTGGATGCTCGAGCTCGCGATGATCGCGCTGACGGCGTCGCTCTACGGCGTCACGCTCGCCGTCATCCCGCTCTTCGAGGAGAAGGGCATCACCTATGTGCTCGCGGCCTGGGCGCTCGGGCTGCTCGGTGCTGGGCAGGTGATCGGGCGTCTCCTCTATGCCGTGGTGCCGCACGGAACCGCGCTCTGGGTGCCGCTCGCCGTGACGGCCGGGAGCGCGGCGGTCGTGCTCGCGCTGCTGGCCATCGTGCCCGGCCCGCCGTGGCTCCTGCTCGTGCTCGGCATCCTCGCCGGTGCGGTGCGCGGCGCCTCGACGCTCGTGCAGGGGTCGGCGGTGGCCGACCGATGGGGGACCAGGAACTACGGTGCGATCAATGGCGTCTTCGCCGCGCCGATCACCGCCGTCGCCGCGGCCGGGCCGGCACTCGGCCCGCTGATCGCGACGGCCACGGGCTCCTACGCGGCGATGGGTGTCGCTGCTGCGGGCCTCGCGCTCGTCGCGCTCGCCATGGCGCGCTTCGCATGA
- a CDS encoding NAD-dependent succinate-semialdehyde dehydrogenase — protein sequence MTTTDLHTTAALIAADASAVAHADRVIAGLGLPTDGIAVGDPATGEQIAQIADIDVDGALQAVATADAAGRAWARTTPRQRADVLHAWHALLVEHTEDLAHLITREMGKPLAESRAEVKYGSDFVRWYAEEAVRPAGSFREAPDGGANILVRRAPVGLAVLITPWNFPLAMATRKIAPAIAAGCASVVKPASLTPLTTIYAVQLALQAGVPADLVQVVTTSSSSKFSEAVLRDSRVRKVSFTGSTEVGRTLMRLASDTVLRSSMELGGNAPFLVFDDADLERAIDGAFAAKLRNSGQSCIGANRYYVQEGIADAFAEGLAERFRQVAVGAGLGTGTTLGPLIDDRAVRQMRALTDDAVARGADLLAGGTELGDAGHFFAPTVLDNVPADSDIAGTEIFGPIAAIQRFTTEAEAIERANATEFGLAGYVFSESLDRALNVADRLETGILGINQGVPSNAAAPFGGVKQSGLGREGSAEGLEEYQSVRFYNIARRETR from the coding sequence ATGACCACCACCGACCTGCACACCACCGCCGCGCTTATCGCCGCGGACGCATCCGCCGTCGCCCACGCCGATCGGGTGATCGCCGGCCTCGGCCTGCCGACCGATGGCATCGCTGTCGGTGACCCCGCGACGGGCGAGCAGATCGCCCAGATCGCAGACATCGACGTCGACGGCGCCCTGCAGGCGGTCGCGACGGCGGATGCGGCGGGTCGCGCATGGGCGCGCACGACGCCGCGCCAGCGCGCCGACGTGCTGCACGCCTGGCACGCGCTGCTCGTCGAGCACACTGAGGATCTCGCGCACCTCATCACGCGTGAGATGGGCAAGCCGCTCGCCGAGTCCCGCGCCGAGGTGAAGTACGGCAGCGACTTCGTGCGCTGGTACGCCGAGGAGGCAGTGCGCCCCGCCGGCAGCTTCCGCGAGGCCCCGGACGGCGGCGCGAACATCCTCGTGCGTCGTGCGCCCGTCGGGCTCGCGGTGCTCATCACGCCCTGGAACTTCCCGCTCGCGATGGCGACCCGCAAGATCGCACCGGCCATCGCCGCCGGCTGCGCATCCGTCGTGAAGCCCGCGTCGCTGACGCCGCTCACCACGATCTACGCCGTGCAGCTGGCGCTCCAGGCGGGTGTGCCGGCCGATCTCGTGCAGGTCGTCACGACCTCGAGCTCGTCGAAGTTCAGCGAGGCTGTGCTGCGCGACTCGCGCGTGCGCAAGGTCTCCTTCACCGGCTCCACCGAGGTCGGGCGCACGCTCATGCGGCTCGCTTCCGACACCGTGCTGCGCTCGTCGATGGAGCTGGGCGGCAATGCGCCGTTCCTGGTCTTCGACGACGCCGACCTCGAGCGCGCCATCGACGGCGCATTCGCGGCGAAGCTGCGCAACAGCGGCCAGTCGTGCATCGGCGCCAACCGCTACTACGTGCAGGAGGGCATCGCGGACGCCTTCGCGGAGGGGCTCGCCGAGCGCTTCCGCCAGGTCGCCGTCGGCGCGGGCCTCGGCACCGGCACCACGCTCGGGCCGCTGATCGACGACCGTGCCGTGCGGCAGATGCGCGCGCTCACCGACGACGCCGTCGCGCGCGGCGCCGATCTGCTCGCGGGCGGCACCGAGCTGGGCGACGCCGGCCACTTCTTCGCGCCGACCGTGCTCGACAACGTGCCCGCCGACTCCGACATCGCCGGCACCGAGATCTTCGGGCCGATCGCCGCGATCCAGCGCTTCACCACCGAGGCCGAGGCCATCGAGCGCGCCAACGCGACCGAGTTCGGCCTCGCCGGCTACGTCTTCAGCGAGAGCCTCGACCGGGCGCTCAACGTGGCCGATCGGCTCGAGACCGGCATCCTCGGCATCAACCAGGGGGTGCCGTCGAACGCGGCAGCGCCCTTCGGCGGCGTGAAGCAGTCGGGCCTGGGCCGCGAGGGCAGCGCGGAGGGCCTCGAGGAGTACCAGTCGGTGCGCTTCTACAACATCGCCCGTCGCGAGACGCGCTGA
- a CDS encoding FAD-dependent oxidoreductase, protein MVAELPVIVIGAGPQGLAAAAHLLERGLEPLVLERGEIAGAAVAEWGHVRLFSAWDELVDSASRRRLEATGHPIPSSGYPKASAWVRDYLHPLAAALGDRVRTRHEVTGITRLGRDKVIDSGRAEQPFAVRVVDAEGNEQRLLARAVLDASGTWSTPGPAGSDGLPAMGEITAAARVDYRIPADVSELAGRHVAVVGAGHSAVHTVLRLAELADRAPGTRVTWLLRRGSATAALGGGEADALPHRAALGVRAGRAIERGAVEVVTGFRVTEIRDGREGIEILADDGRAVGPVDRLFALTGFRPDLSILTELRVAIDPSLDSVAALAAEIDPNVHSCGTVAATGVAELAQPEPDFFVIGAKSYGRAPTFLALTGYEQVRSVVAHLAGDHAAAARNELVLPATGVCGGSGSFDDAGGCCAAPATPQQVTIASRP, encoded by the coding sequence ATCGTGGCCGAACTTCCCGTGATCGTCATCGGCGCCGGCCCGCAGGGCCTCGCCGCAGCAGCGCATCTGCTGGAGCGAGGGCTCGAGCCGCTGGTGCTCGAGCGCGGAGAGATCGCCGGCGCCGCCGTCGCCGAGTGGGGTCACGTGCGCCTGTTCTCCGCCTGGGACGAGCTCGTCGACAGCGCGAGCCGCCGACGGCTGGAGGCGACCGGCCACCCGATCCCGAGCAGCGGCTACCCCAAGGCCTCCGCCTGGGTGCGCGACTACCTCCATCCCCTCGCTGCGGCCCTCGGCGATCGCGTTCGCACCCGCCACGAGGTCACCGGCATCACCCGCCTGGGTCGCGACAAGGTGATCGACAGCGGCCGTGCCGAGCAGCCGTTCGCCGTCAGGGTCGTCGATGCCGAAGGCAACGAGCAGCGACTGCTGGCACGCGCCGTGCTCGACGCCTCGGGCACCTGGAGCACGCCGGGCCCCGCCGGCTCTGACGGCCTCCCGGCGATGGGCGAGATCACCGCGGCGGCCAGGGTCGACTACCGGATCCCGGCGGATGTGTCGGAGCTCGCGGGCAGGCACGTCGCGGTCGTCGGGGCCGGGCACTCCGCCGTGCACACCGTCCTGCGGCTGGCAGAGCTCGCAGACCGGGCGCCCGGCACGCGCGTGACGTGGTTGCTCCGCCGCGGCAGCGCCACCGCTGCGCTCGGCGGCGGAGAGGCCGACGCCCTGCCGCACCGCGCGGCGCTCGGCGTCCGCGCGGGCAGGGCGATCGAGCGCGGCGCGGTGGAGGTCGTCACGGGGTTCCGCGTGACGGAGATCCGCGATGGCCGGGAGGGCATCGAGATCCTGGCCGATGACGGCCGTGCGGTCGGCCCGGTGGATCGGCTGTTCGCGCTCACGGGCTTCCGCCCAGATCTCTCGATCCTCACCGAGCTGCGCGTCGCGATCGACCCGTCGCTCGACTCGGTGGCGGCGCTCGCGGCCGAGATCGATCCCAACGTGCACTCGTGCGGCACCGTCGCCGCGACCGGGGTGGCCGAGCTCGCCCAGCCCGAGCCGGACTTCTTCGTCATCGGGGCGAAGAGCTATGGGCGTGCCCCCACCTTCCTCGCGCTCACGGGCTATGAGCAGGTCCGCAGCGTGGTCGCCCACCTCGCAGGCGACCATGCCGCGGCGGCACGGAACGAGCTCGTGCTCCCGGCGACCGGCGTGTGCGGCGGCAGCGGCAGCTTCGATGACGCGGGCGGCTGCTGCGCGGCTCCTGCGACGCCGCAGCAGGTGACGATCGCGAGTCGTCCCTAG
- a CDS encoding metalloregulator ArsR/SmtB family transcription factor: protein MTATSVTAPSSCCAPAEGAGLSIDEAQPLASVWKALGDPTRVRLLSLIAAGEGGEACICDLQEPVGLSQGTVSHHMRILVEAGLVEREQRGKWAYYSVVRPALDDAAAALRAL from the coding sequence ATGACCGCGACCTCCGTGACCGCTCCGTCGTCATGCTGCGCACCGGCCGAGGGGGCGGGACTCAGCATCGACGAGGCGCAGCCGCTCGCGAGCGTGTGGAAGGCGCTCGGCGACCCGACGCGCGTGCGCCTGCTGTCGCTCATCGCTGCGGGCGAGGGTGGCGAAGCATGCATCTGCGACCTCCAGGAGCCCGTCGGGCTCTCGCAGGGCACCGTGTCGCACCACATGCGCATCCTCGTGGAGGCAGGGCTGGTAGAGCGAGAGCAGCGAGGCAAGTGGGCGTACTACTCGGTCGTCCGTCCTGCGCTCGACGATGCGGCCGCGGCGCTGCGAGCGCTCTGA
- a CDS encoding glucose 1-dehydrogenase: MEAEQRVALVTGATSGIGVEIARTLVADGLRVVVSGRSAERGAAVAEQLGDGAAFLPADLTEPGAAEALVEAILGSHGRLDVLVNNAAIDHTGPLLDTPAGEIRDTFETNVFAAIACLQAAGRAMRDGGRGGSIINVTSRLASIGVPSMAVYSASKGAMLALTTAAAVELAPWDIRVNAVAPGMTRTPLFEAWVGEQADPAATERQVAAAIPLQRIAAPGDVAAAVAFLASPGAAYITGTSIPVDGGYLAQ, from the coding sequence GTGGAGGCCGAGCAGCGGGTCGCGCTCGTCACCGGCGCCACCTCCGGCATCGGCGTCGAGATCGCTCGGACGCTGGTGGCGGATGGGCTGCGCGTCGTCGTGAGCGGACGCTCGGCCGAGCGGGGCGCGGCCGTGGCCGAGCAGCTCGGCGACGGCGCGGCCTTCCTGCCGGCTGACCTCACCGAGCCCGGGGCGGCGGAGGCGCTGGTCGAGGCGATCCTCGGCAGTCACGGCCGCCTCGACGTGCTCGTCAACAATGCCGCGATCGACCACACGGGGCCGCTGCTCGACACCCCGGCCGGCGAGATCCGCGACACCTTCGAGACCAACGTGTTCGCTGCGATCGCCTGCCTGCAGGCGGCCGGCCGCGCCATGCGCGACGGCGGCCGCGGGGGATCCATCATCAACGTCACCTCGCGGCTCGCGAGCATCGGCGTGCCGAGCATGGCGGTCTACAGCGCCAGCAAGGGCGCGATGCTCGCCCTCACCACGGCCGCCGCCGTCGAGCTCGCGCCGTGGGACATCCGCGTCAACGCGGTCGCGCCCGGCATGACGCGCACGCCGCTGTTCGAGGCGTGGGTCGGCGAGCAGGCCGACCCGGCAGCGACCGAGCGGCAGGTCGCCGCGGCCATCCCGCTGCAGCGCATCGCCGCGCCCGGCGACGTCGCGGCAGCCGTCGCCTTCCTGGCCAGCCCCGGCGCGGCCTACATCACCGGCACCTCGATCCCGGTCGACGGCGGCTATCTCGCGCAGTGA
- a CDS encoding isocitrate/isopropylmalate family dehydrogenase, with the protein MSTTYTVDVIAGDGIGLEVVPAAIACVDLLAAGGGFSVEWRHRPWGSEHYRQHGAMMPEDGIEQLRSGDAVFLGAVGTPGIPDDVTLWGLLIPIRRAFQQYVNLRPVKTIPGRPGTELDMLIVRENVEGEYSEIGGRFGRGTPEEMAIQESIFTRRGIERVTRFAAARAAERGGTIISATKSNGIIHTMPFWDEVVAEVAADAGVAVDSVLIDALAARFVLKPASIDVVVASNLFGDILSDLGAAIAGSIGIAPSANLNPEREFPSLFEPVHGSAPDIAGKGIANPVAAIWSASMMLEHLGEQQAAQAMHDACFGALADGIATGDLGGSATTEEFTAAVLERLERTGADA; encoded by the coding sequence ATGAGCACGACCTACACCGTGGATGTCATCGCCGGCGACGGCATCGGCCTCGAGGTGGTGCCCGCGGCGATCGCCTGCGTCGACCTGCTGGCGGCCGGCGGCGGCTTCAGCGTCGAGTGGCGGCACCGCCCGTGGGGCTCGGAGCACTACCGGCAGCACGGGGCGATGATGCCCGAGGACGGCATCGAGCAGCTGCGCAGCGGCGACGCGGTCTTCCTCGGCGCCGTCGGCACCCCCGGCATCCCCGACGACGTGACGCTCTGGGGTCTGCTGATCCCCATCCGCCGCGCGTTCCAGCAGTACGTCAACCTGCGCCCGGTCAAGACCATCCCCGGGCGCCCCGGCACCGAGCTCGACATGCTCATCGTGCGCGAGAACGTCGAGGGCGAGTACTCCGAGATCGGCGGGCGCTTCGGGCGCGGCACGCCCGAGGAGATGGCGATCCAGGAGTCGATCTTCACCCGCCGCGGCATCGAGCGCGTGACGCGCTTCGCTGCAGCGCGGGCTGCAGAGCGCGGCGGCACCATCATCTCGGCGACGAAGTCGAACGGCATCATCCACACGATGCCGTTCTGGGACGAGGTCGTCGCAGAGGTGGCAGCGGATGCGGGGGTGGCGGTCGACAGCGTGCTGATCGATGCGCTCGCTGCCCGCTTCGTGCTCAAGCCGGCCTCGATCGACGTGGTGGTCGCCTCCAACCTCTTCGGCGACATCCTCTCCGACCTGGGCGCCGCGATCGCGGGCTCGATCGGCATCGCCCCGAGCGCCAACCTCAACCCCGAGCGCGAGTTCCCGTCGCTGTTCGAGCCCGTGCACGGCTCGGCGCCGGACATCGCAGGCAAGGGCATCGCCAACCCCGTGGCGGCGATCTGGTCGGCGTCGATGATGCTCGAGCACCTCGGCGAGCAGCAGGCAGCGCAGGCCATGCACGACGCCTGCTTCGGCGCTCTCGCCGATGGCATCGCCACCGGCGACCTCGGCGGCAGCGCGACGACCGAGGAGTTCACCGCCGCAGTGCTCGAGCGGCTGGAGCGCACCGGCGCGGATGCATAA
- a CDS encoding dihydrofolate reductase family protein, protein MQPLTVDFICSLDGYGSAKGWPGWWGMESSEYLRWLEELPEQNHPILMGATTYRLMSALAASGEPGTDELAGLPKVLFSSTMTEPLAWPNTTLVRGDAVEAVRKLKAESEQPLRTLGSVSLCRSLLAAGLVDRYRVVVFPVITGATGGDGIFDGYPDVRLELTTSRTFEGGLQLLEYVPTVLEGPPGGGPEL, encoded by the coding sequence ATGCAACCGCTGACCGTGGACTTCATCTGCTCGCTGGACGGCTATGGCTCCGCCAAGGGCTGGCCGGGCTGGTGGGGCATGGAGAGCTCCGAGTACCTCCGGTGGCTCGAGGAGCTGCCGGAGCAGAATCACCCGATCCTCATGGGGGCGACGACCTACCGGCTGATGTCGGCGCTCGCCGCCTCGGGCGAGCCGGGCACCGACGAGCTGGCAGGGTTGCCGAAGGTGCTGTTCTCCTCGACCATGACCGAGCCGCTCGCCTGGCCGAACACCACGCTCGTGCGCGGCGACGCGGTCGAGGCGGTGCGGAAGCTGAAGGCGGAGTCGGAGCAGCCGCTGCGCACGCTCGGCAGCGTCTCGCTCTGCCGCTCGCTGCTCGCCGCCGGTCTCGTCGACCGCTACCGCGTGGTCGTCTTCCCGGTGATCACGGGCGCGACCGGTGGCGACGGCATCTTCGACGGCTACCCGGATGTGCGGCTCGAGCTGACGACGAGTCGCACGTTCGAGGGCGGCCTGCAGCTGCTGGAGTACGTGCCGACGGTGCTCGAGGGGCCGCCGGGAGGTGGACCGGAGCTGTGA
- a CDS encoding aminotransferase class III-fold pyridoxal phosphate-dependent enzyme, whose amino-acid sequence MTLTDPTTGTQPGTVLDGPALWSAQAHIPSVLGRQLVIERGEGSYVFTTDGQRLFDGTAGLWHANVGHSHPEIAKAAHDQMLRLETYHVFQRYANDRAIELSERLAQISPIDRPKVVLNSGGSDAIDVACKLARRHWQREGRGSKQIILSREHSYHGLHAYGTSIAGLDFNREGFGTDSLVPETARVSFDDIAAVEAQIEQIGADNIAAIFTEPIQGTGGVNPPAPGYLEGLQRLCREHDILLVVDEVITGFGRTGEWFAAQRYELEADMVTFAKGVTSGYAPLGGVLVAPRIWEPFYVDSPDTPIFRHGATYAGHATAAAVAIANLDIIERDGLVPRVAELELVLRRELEALQQRQEAVVDVRVAGFLGGISLDERVVNDRVLDHALELGVITRSLRGNTLQLSPPFIVSDAEVVDFVAAIEQAITKEASR is encoded by the coding sequence ATGACGCTCACCGACCCCACCACCGGCACCCAGCCAGGCACCGTGCTCGACGGGCCTGCGCTCTGGTCTGCCCAGGCGCACATCCCCTCGGTGCTGGGACGCCAGCTCGTCATCGAGCGCGGCGAGGGCTCCTACGTCTTCACCACAGATGGGCAGCGGCTGTTCGACGGCACGGCGGGCCTGTGGCACGCCAACGTGGGTCACTCGCACCCCGAGATCGCCAAGGCCGCGCACGACCAGATGCTGCGGCTCGAGACCTATCACGTGTTCCAGCGCTATGCGAACGACCGCGCGATCGAGCTGAGCGAGCGCCTCGCGCAGATCTCGCCGATCGACCGCCCGAAGGTGGTGCTGAACTCCGGCGGCTCCGACGCGATCGACGTGGCCTGCAAGCTCGCCCGCCGCCACTGGCAGCGCGAGGGCCGCGGCAGCAAGCAGATCATCCTGAGCCGCGAGCACAGCTACCACGGCCTGCACGCCTACGGCACCTCGATCGCCGGCCTCGACTTCAACCGCGAGGGCTTCGGCACCGACTCGCTCGTGCCCGAGACCGCCCGCGTCTCCTTCGACGACATCGCCGCGGTCGAGGCGCAGATCGAGCAGATCGGCGCCGACAACATCGCCGCCATCTTCACCGAGCCCATCCAGGGCACCGGCGGCGTGAACCCGCCAGCACCGGGCTACCTCGAGGGCCTGCAGCGCCTCTGCCGCGAGCACGACATCCTGCTCGTCGTCGACGAGGTCATCACCGGCTTCGGTCGCACGGGCGAGTGGTTCGCTGCGCAGCGCTACGAGCTCGAGGCCGACATGGTGACCTTCGCCAAGGGCGTCACCAGCGGCTACGCCCCGCTCGGCGGCGTGCTCGTCGCGCCCCGCATCTGGGAGCCCTTCTACGTCGACTCGCCGGACACGCCGATCTTCCGCCACGGCGCCACCTACGCGGGACACGCCACGGCGGCAGCGGTCGCCATCGCCAACCTCGACATCATCGAGCGCGACGGCCTGGTGCCGCGCGTGGCCGAGCTCGAGCTGGTGCTGCGTCGCGAGCTCGAGGCGCTGCAGCAGCGCCAGGAGGCGGTCGTCGACGTGCGCGTCGCCGGCTTCCTCGGCGGCATCAGCCTCGACGAGCGAGTCGTGAACGACCGCGTGCTCGACCACGCGCTCGAGCTCGGCGTCATCACCCGCTCGCTGCGCGGCAACACGCTGCAGCTGAGCCCGCCATTCATCGTCAGCGATGCAGAGGTCGTCGACTTCGTCGCGGCGATCGAGCAGGCCATCACCAAGGAGGCTTCCCGATGA
- a CDS encoding amino acid permease, with protein sequence MARKHLTPKSRFDRPVSPATSAGINLASPTPGKKLRSRHVTMITLGGIIGASLFVGSANIIREAGPAATLSYLAGGLLVFLAMRMLGEMAAVRPTVGSFMEYARVGLGNWAAYIVGWLYWYFWVGVIAYEAVVGGGMINGWFPMIPAWVGSLALLAIFVTTNLISLRSFGETEFWLASIKVVAIVVFLAAGVLFALGLWPDTSFSVSNLWDHGGFMPNGFGVVVSSVALVLFSYFGTEIAVMAAAESEDPSKGIRQAANTVIWRVMLFYVGAVLVIVTLVPWNELPSPDIIAPFTHVFQMFGIPGAETIMSLVIFTAVISVLNSGTYSASRMFAALAEKGLAPAVVAKRNRHGVPVLAVIASTVGGLIATVVNFIAPGSGIYDFIMNSTGLVALFVYVFIAVTQWRLRSRMTEEEKANLKLKVWMVPWLNILVILGAIGIVAIMLTTEGGRTQVLTSFIAAGALVLFWPIVRRKLRNGAGADAGTGEPSGAEPSAAEPDAVQAGLDEPEDESDRVPEGQPSR encoded by the coding sequence GTGGCACGCAAGCACCTGACTCCGAAGTCGCGGTTCGACCGGCCGGTGTCGCCGGCGACATCCGCTGGCATCAACCTCGCATCGCCCACCCCGGGCAAGAAGCTGCGCTCACGGCACGTGACGATGATCACCCTCGGCGGCATCATCGGCGCGAGCCTGTTCGTCGGCTCGGCAAACATCATCCGCGAGGCCGGCCCGGCCGCGACGCTCTCGTATCTCGCCGGCGGACTGCTGGTCTTCCTGGCGATGCGGATGCTCGGAGAGATGGCCGCGGTGCGCCCGACGGTCGGCTCCTTCATGGAGTACGCCCGCGTCGGTCTCGGCAACTGGGCCGCCTACATCGTCGGCTGGCTCTACTGGTACTTCTGGGTCGGCGTGATCGCCTACGAGGCGGTCGTCGGCGGCGGCATGATCAACGGCTGGTTCCCGATGATCCCTGCGTGGGTGGGCTCGCTCGCGCTGCTGGCGATCTTCGTCACCACCAACCTCATCTCGCTGCGCTCCTTCGGCGAGACCGAGTTCTGGCTCGCGAGCATCAAGGTGGTCGCGATCGTCGTCTTCCTCGCTGCGGGCGTGCTCTTCGCGCTCGGCCTCTGGCCCGACACCTCGTTCTCGGTCTCCAACCTGTGGGACCACGGCGGCTTCATGCCGAACGGCTTCGGCGTCGTCGTCTCGTCGGTCGCGCTGGTGCTGTTCTCCTACTTCGGCACCGAGATCGCGGTCATGGCAGCTGCCGAGTCGGAGGATCCCTCGAAGGGCATCCGCCAGGCCGCCAACACGGTCATCTGGCGCGTCATGCTCTTCTACGTCGGCGCCGTGCTGGTCATCGTCACGCTCGTCCCCTGGAACGAGCTGCCCTCGCCCGACATCATCGCTCCGTTCACGCACGTCTTCCAGATGTTCGGGATCCCGGGCGCCGAGACGATCATGAGCCTGGTCATCTTCACCGCGGTGATCTCGGTGCTGAACTCGGGCACCTACTCCGCATCGCGCATGTTCGCGGCGCTCGCCGAGAAGGGGCTCGCCCCCGCCGTCGTCGCGAAGCGCAACAGGCACGGCGTCCCCGTGCTCGCGGTCATCGCATCGACGGTCGGCGGATTGATCGCGACCGTCGTGAACTTCATCGCACCCGGCTCGGGCATCTACGACTTCATCATGAACTCCACAGGGCTCGTGGCGCTGTTCGTCTACGTCTTCATCGCGGTCACCCAGTGGCGCCTGCGCTCGCGGATGACGGAGGAGGAGAAGGCCAACCTGAAGCTCAAGGTGTGGATGGTGCCGTGGCTCAACATCCTGGTGATCCTGGGCGCGATCGGCATCGTCGCCATCATGCTGACGACCGAGGGCGGCCGCACGCAGGTGCTGACGAGCTTCATCGCCGCGGGTGCGCTGGTGCTGTTCTGGCCGATCGTGCGGCGCAAGCTGCGGAACGGGGCGGGGGCGGATGCCGGCACTGGCGAGCCCAGCGGTGCCGAGCCCAGCGCTGCCGAGCCCGACGCAGTCCAGGCCGGCCTCGACGAGCCTGAGGACGAATCCGACCGCGTCCCGGAGGGGCAGCCCAGCCGCTAG